A region of Ignavibacteriota bacterium DNA encodes the following proteins:
- the lipB gene encoding lipoyl(octanoyl) transferase LipB — MFEIQDWGLIEYNEAWDKQKEIASDIQKKRNRNVLVFCEHPTVITIGRAGGSENILMSRDFLKSLGVSTVEIDRGGDVTMHNPKQLVGYPIFNLSSLKEDLHWFLREIENSLIDIISHWGLTGERVEGLTGVWIERKRKIAAIGLHCSRWVTSHGFALNVANNLMEFSYIVPCGITDKAVTSISQELGTDIDIEEVKHVSAKVFEKRFFEKN; from the coding sequence ATGTTCGAAATTCAGGATTGGGGATTAATAGAATATAATGAAGCGTGGGATAAGCAAAAAGAAATTGCTTCAGATATTCAGAAGAAAAGAAACCGTAATGTATTGGTATTTTGTGAGCATCCAACTGTTATTACAATCGGAAGAGCAGGTGGCAGTGAGAATATACTTATGTCACGCGATTTTCTGAAGAGTCTAGGAGTTAGCACTGTCGAAATAGACAGAGGCGGAGACGTTACAATGCATAACCCTAAACAACTTGTCGGGTATCCGATTTTCAATTTATCCTCTCTTAAAGAAGATTTGCACTGGTTTCTGCGTGAAATAGAAAATTCACTGATTGATATTATCTCTCATTGGGGCTTGACAGGTGAGAGGGTAGAAGGTTTGACGGGTGTTTGGATTGAAAGGAAGCGCAAGATAGCTGCAATTGGCTTACACTGTTCAAGATGGGTTACATCTCATGGCTTTGCTTTAAATGTTGCAAATAATTTGATGGAATTTTCGTATATAGTTCCGTGTGGCATAACTGACAAGGCAGTCACCTCAATAAGTCAGGAGCTTGGCACAGATATTGATATCGAAGAAGTGAAGCATGTGAGTGCAAAGGTCTTTGAAAAGCGATTTTTTGAAAAAAATTAA
- a CDS encoding DUF3108 domain-containing protein, whose protein sequence is MKNIKFILVLFIAFLSVYSYSYTQSKVVHLGEYIEYDVSFFGVKLGKIIIESESYVDFKGKKVFKAKSEMKSNPGIPFVSLHAFFDSWMDTRLTNSYEFVGSTKGDEGVWEKETFYMNYDKNIITYEKRVDDKVTETKPMPFDKKVVDGAALFFFARQFTDIKKTVKVPTVIGNSISYTHLNFHGTKSQITVPAIKYPVKTLYFDGRAEWEGIYGLKGHFKGWFSDDEARVPIKASMNVYVGNVDIELVKWSRGDWQPPKAN, encoded by the coding sequence TTGAAAAATATAAAGTTTATTCTCGTATTGTTTATTGCTTTTTTATCAGTTTACAGCTATTCATATACTCAAAGTAAGGTTGTACATTTGGGAGAATACATTGAATATGATGTATCTTTCTTTGGTGTTAAACTTGGTAAGATTATAATTGAGTCTGAAAGTTATGTTGATTTCAAAGGCAAAAAAGTTTTCAAAGCTAAGTCCGAAATGAAGTCAAATCCCGGAATACCATTTGTTAGTCTTCACGCTTTTTTTGACAGCTGGATGGACACAAGGCTAACGAACTCTTATGAGTTTGTCGGCTCGACAAAAGGGGATGAAGGCGTTTGGGAGAAAGAAACTTTCTACATGAATTATGATAAAAACATTATTACTTACGAGAAAAGAGTAGATGATAAAGTAACTGAGACCAAACCGATGCCTTTTGACAAAAAAGTTGTTGATGGTGCTGCATTATTCTTTTTTGCAAGGCAGTTTACAGATATTAAAAAAACTGTAAAAGTGCCTACAGTAATAGGAAACAGCATATCATATACTCACTTGAATTTTCATGGTACAAAGTCGCAAATTACAGTTCCTGCAATAAAATATCCTGTGAAAACTTTATATTTTGATGGTAGGGCAGAATGGGAAGGGATTTACGGTTTGAAGGGTCATTTCAAAGGTTGGTTTTCAGATGACGAAGCCCGTGTTCCAATAAAAGCTTCAATGAATGTATATGTCGGTAATGTTGATATTGAACTTGTAAAATGGTCAAGAGGGGATTGGCAGCCGCCTAAAGCGAACTGA
- a CDS encoding pseudouridine synthase, with translation MKDNFKYYIFNKPYKVLCQFSTEGKKITLKEYFPDDDEIYSVGRLDFDSEGLLILTNDNQLIHKLTAHENQHERTYLVQVEGNISKDALLLLTNGIDINLKNTLYRTKPCMVKKLNQAPEIPERYPPVRYRANIPTSFIEITLKEGKNRQVRKMLAKVGFPVLRLLRTSIGNLHLGSLKCGEYTKLSRKFIYDKIG, from the coding sequence TTGAAAGATAATTTCAAATATTACATTTTTAATAAACCGTATAAGGTGTTGTGTCAATTCAGCACGGAAGGAAAAAAGATAACTCTCAAAGAGTATTTCCCTGATGATGATGAAATATATTCTGTCGGGAGGCTTGATTTTGATAGTGAAGGGCTACTGATTCTTACAAATGATAATCAATTAATTCATAAGCTAACTGCACATGAGAATCAGCACGAGAGGACATATCTTGTCCAGGTGGAGGGTAATATATCAAAAGATGCTTTATTATTACTTACCAACGGCATTGACATTAATTTGAAAAATACACTCTACAGAACTAAGCCATGCATGGTTAAGAAGTTAAATCAAGCTCCTGAAATTCCTGAAAGATATCCTCCTGTCAGGTATCGTGCAAACATTCCGACATCATTTATTGAAATCACTCTAAAAGAAGGAAAGAATCGGCAGGTAAGAAAAATGCTTGCTAAAGTAGGGTTTCCTGTCTTACGTCTATTGAGAACTTCAATTGGTAATCTGCATCTCGGAAGTCTGAAATGTGGCGAATATACTAAACTCAGCAGGAAATTTATTTATGATAAAATTGGTTAA
- a CDS encoding DUF3109 family protein has product MILINDVLVDEKIGKTHFSCDLSKCKGACCTFPGEFGAPLLEEEIELLKESLPSAMQYLSEKSIAIIENDGFITKVGKSYYTNCIEKKDCVFVYYDGDIAFCSLEKAFIEGKTKFQKPVSCHLFPIRVAYFGGKYIYYENIEECSPALDNGKAKNVRIFESVKDALIRSYGADWFINYLSELRKRESE; this is encoded by the coding sequence ATGATTTTAATTAACGATGTTTTAGTTGATGAAAAAATAGGTAAAACCCATTTCAGTTGCGATTTGAGCAAGTGTAAAGGAGCTTGTTGCACTTTCCCCGGCGAGTTCGGTGCTCCGCTTCTTGAGGAAGAAATTGAATTGCTCAAAGAATCTTTACCATCAGCTATGCAGTATTTATCAGAAAAATCAATAGCGATAATCGAAAATGATGGTTTTATTACAAAAGTTGGAAAAAGCTACTACACGAACTGCATAGAAAAGAAAGACTGCGTTTTTGTTTATTATGATGGGGATATTGCATTTTGCAGTCTTGAAAAAGCATTTATTGAAGGTAAAACGAAATTCCAAAAACCTGTATCATGTCATTTATTCCCAATAAGAGTTGCATATTTTGGCGGTAAATATATTTATTATGAAAATATTGAGGAATGCTCTCCGGCTCTTGATAATGGCAAAGCCAAGAATGTAAGAATTTTCGAATCTGTAAAAGATGCCCTCATTCGCTCCTATGGAGCTGACTGGTTCATTAATTACTTAAGCGAACTAAGAAAAAGGGAGAGTGAATAA
- a CDS encoding proline--tRNA ligase encodes MRQSEYFVPTLKETPADAQIISHQLMLRAGLVRQLGSGIFSFLPLGFRVLNKVIEIIREEMNKIGGQEFLLPALNPIEIWEQTGRVESMGDVMFHIKNREGLVLAPTHEEIITFHARQHVKSYRDMPQIWYQIQTKFRNEPRPKSGVLRGRQFIMKDAYSLDTSWEGLDESYNKHALAYKAIFDKCGIKFFVVGASSGAMGGRQSQEFMVESDSGEDTCAISDSGYAANIEVATSALSPVERIDGDLKLEKFPTPNAKTIDDLIKQFGFPEERCAKSVVYIADDKPILIFMRGNDELNETKLQSILGTGNVRPAVSEELKQFTGADHGSIGPINLKTNIRIIADNLLKDANGLISGANEDGYHYKNIDFTRDCIIPEYQDLRTVCEGEPCIVDGSPLRVVKAIELGHIFKLGTKYSEALGANFLDSESIEHPIIMGSYGIGVERVMACYLEQHYDDKGIIWDGPLSPFHVHILGLNEPKFPEVKTAAEKLYSELKELGFDVLYDDRNESPGIKFNDADLLGIPVQIVIGNKNIVNGIIELKFRNTGERQTIEISKTAEVIQNYFKGN; translated from the coding sequence ATGAGACAATCAGAGTATTTCGTACCGACACTTAAGGAAACACCTGCTGATGCACAGATAATTTCACATCAGCTGATGCTTAGAGCCGGACTTGTCAGGCAACTTGGTTCAGGCATTTTTTCCTTCTTGCCGCTCGGTTTTCGAGTGTTAAATAAAGTTATAGAAATTATTCGTGAAGAAATGAATAAAATTGGCGGTCAGGAATTTTTACTACCGGCGTTAAATCCTATAGAAATTTGGGAGCAAACCGGAAGAGTAGAGTCTATGGGAGATGTTATGTTTCACATCAAAAACCGCGAGGGTTTAGTGCTTGCACCGACTCATGAGGAGATAATCACTTTTCATGCCCGACAGCATGTTAAATCATATCGGGATATGCCGCAAATCTGGTATCAGATTCAAACAAAATTCCGTAATGAGCCAAGACCTAAATCAGGCGTTTTGCGTGGTAGGCAATTCATTATGAAGGATGCCTACTCGCTTGATACTTCCTGGGAAGGGCTTGATGAAAGCTATAACAAGCACGCACTTGCTTACAAAGCAATTTTCGATAAATGCGGGATTAAATTTTTCGTGGTTGGTGCATCAAGCGGAGCAATGGGTGGACGTCAATCTCAGGAATTTATGGTCGAATCTGATTCGGGTGAAGATACTTGCGCAATTTCAGATTCAGGATATGCGGCAAATATTGAAGTTGCAACATCTGCTCTGAGTCCGGTCGAAAGAATTGATGGTGATTTGAAACTTGAGAAATTCCCAACCCCAAATGCAAAAACAATTGATGATTTGATTAAGCAGTTTGGATTCCCTGAAGAAAGATGTGCTAAGTCGGTTGTATATATCGCTGATGATAAGCCGATTTTGATTTTTATGCGCGGAAATGATGAATTGAACGAAACTAAACTTCAATCAATTCTTGGCACAGGAAATGTTCGTCCGGCTGTTTCCGAAGAGTTGAAACAATTTACAGGTGCTGATCATGGATCAATTGGACCAATCAATCTCAAAACAAATATCAGGATTATTGCTGATAACTTGTTGAAAGATGCAAATGGTCTTATCAGTGGTGCAAATGAAGATGGCTATCATTATAAAAATATAGATTTTACTCGTGATTGTATCATACCTGAATATCAGGATTTACGAACTGTGTGTGAAGGTGAACCTTGCATAGTTGACGGCAGCCCGCTAAGAGTCGTTAAAGCCATTGAACTTGGACATATATTCAAGTTAGGCACAAAATATTCAGAAGCATTAGGAGCAAATTTCCTTGATTCCGAAAGTATTGAGCATCCAATTATAATGGGTAGCTACGGTATCGGTGTCGAGCGTGTTATGGCTTGCTATCTTGAGCAGCACTATGATGACAAAGGAATTATCTGGGATGGTCCTTTATCTCCTTTCCATGTTCATATTTTAGGACTTAATGAACCTAAATTCCCTGAAGTTAAAACTGCAGCCGAGAAACTTTACAGCGAATTGAAAGAACTTGGATTTGACGTACTCTATGATGACCGTAATGAATCCCCTGGTATCAAGTTTAATGATGCTGATTTATTGGGTATTCCCGTGCAAATTGTAATTGGAAATAAAAATATTGTAAATGGAATAATTGAATTGAAATTCAGGAATACAGGTGAAAGACAGACAATTGAAATTAGCAAAACAGCAGAAGTTATTCAAAATTACTTCAAAGGTAATTAA
- the rpoN gene encoding RNA polymerase factor sigma-54: protein MKLSLDLKTTLSQTLTPQQIQYLKMLQLPVMQFEQFLQQEIEQNPLLEDERNPDMDLFDYDDEPIVEVKEPETEKFDYYDDEYGYDSIDKTEKSKDYLSDDNLTYRNDDFNEDNDPFDLYSMVWQDTSEMAYGAGDNYGEDDEPVFQIKSHTSLEEDLIEQLNLLHLTREQQIIGTYIIGNIDGDGYLRRPLHEIVDDANSFIAETNFSIQHKQYLDNIEKKEKKSKNPATMYSISDESIKLLENAKNLQNGTSSLNKSENSHKQNVQSEILNQIDIESAEKILKIIQTLDPPGIASRDVRECLISQCKAIFNPNTAQLLALRILDDAYEHFIRKHYPIIIRQLGITEDDLKAAIEVIRRLNPKPGGGDSQSELNTVIPDFIVERDEDTDELIISLNDSRLPNLKLSKAYEKLQKEAKMKQFNKETKNWIRGKREDAKFMIQAIKQRKNTMLKVMTAIATLQKDFFYDGKSGIKPLIYKVIAEETSLDISTVCRIVNGKYVQTEFGTYELKFFFSESLITDDGEDVSTTVIKEKIKELIDSEPKNKPYSDELISRLLKDAGYNVARRTVAKYREQLRIPVARLRVEI from the coding sequence ATGAAACTATCACTTGACCTGAAAACCACACTCAGCCAAACCCTTACACCTCAACAGATTCAATATCTGAAAATGTTGCAACTTCCTGTAATGCAATTTGAGCAGTTCCTTCAACAGGAAATCGAGCAAAATCCTTTACTCGAAGATGAAAGAAATCCTGATATGGATTTGTTCGATTACGATGATGAGCCTATTGTTGAAGTAAAAGAACCTGAAACAGAAAAATTCGATTATTATGATGATGAATATGGCTATGATTCTATAGACAAAACAGAAAAATCCAAAGATTATCTGTCTGATGATAATTTGACCTACAGAAATGATGATTTCAATGAGGATAATGACCCATTTGATTTATACAGTATGGTTTGGCAAGATACTTCAGAAATGGCTTATGGTGCTGGTGACAATTATGGTGAGGATGATGAGCCGGTATTTCAAATTAAGTCTCATACAAGTCTCGAAGAGGATTTGATTGAACAGCTAAACTTGTTGCATTTGACAAGGGAACAACAAATAATCGGTACATATATCATTGGCAATATTGATGGAGACGGCTATCTTAGACGTCCGCTTCATGAAATAGTTGATGATGCTAACTCGTTTATAGCTGAAACAAATTTCAGTATTCAGCATAAGCAATATCTTGATAATATCGAAAAGAAAGAGAAGAAAAGTAAAAATCCCGCAACCATGTACTCAATAAGTGATGAAAGTATTAAATTGCTGGAAAATGCCAAAAATTTGCAAAATGGTACATCTAGTTTAAATAAATCTGAAAATTCACATAAGCAAAATGTCCAAAGTGAGATATTAAATCAGATAGACATTGAAAGTGCAGAAAAAATCTTAAAAATAATTCAAACCCTTGACCCTCCGGGAATTGCTTCCAGAGATGTGAGAGAATGTCTGATATCGCAATGCAAAGCAATATTTAATCCGAATACTGCTCAGCTACTTGCTCTCAGAATCCTTGATGATGCTTATGAACATTTTATACGTAAGCATTATCCTATTATAATCAGACAATTGGGTATTACAGAAGATGATCTGAAAGCTGCAATAGAAGTTATACGGCGGCTGAATCCAAAACCTGGTGGGGGAGACTCACAATCTGAGCTGAATACCGTAATTCCGGACTTTATAGTTGAACGTGATGAGGATACTGATGAACTTATTATTTCCCTCAATGACAGCCGTCTGCCAAATCTAAAACTTAGTAAAGCTTATGAAAAATTGCAAAAAGAAGCGAAGATGAAGCAATTCAACAAGGAAACGAAGAATTGGATTCGTGGCAAAAGGGAAGATGCTAAGTTTATGATTCAGGCAATTAAGCAAAGAAAAAATACTATGCTCAAGGTGATGACTGCTATTGCTACATTGCAGAAAGACTTCTTCTACGACGGAAAAAGCGGAATCAAGCCTCTTATTTATAAAGTAATAGCTGAAGAAACATCCCTTGATATTTCAACTGTTTGCAGAATTGTTAATGGCAAATATGTCCAGACAGAATTTGGTACATATGAATTAAAGTTCTTTTTCAGCGAGTCTTTAATTACTGATGATGGAGAGGATGTATCAACGACAGTAATCAAAGAAAAAATTAAAGAGCTGATTGATTCAGAGCCGAAGAATAAACCTTACAGCGATGAACTAATCAGCCGTCTTCTAAAAGATGCAGGCTATAATGTAGCAAGGCGGACAGTAGCTAAATATCGTGAACAGCTCAGAATTCCTGTGGCACGACTCAGAGTCGAAATTTAA
- a CDS encoding secondary thiamine-phosphate synthase enzyme YjbQ, translated as MKSFRKELWFDTRNRREYINITSEVEKSLHESGIKEGLILVNAMHITSSVFINDDESGLHSDFEVWLEKIAPEKPHTQYRHNGFEDNADAHLKRQIMGREVVVAITNGKLDFGPWEQIFYGEYDGKRRKRVLVKIIGE; from the coding sequence ATGAAAAGCTTTAGAAAGGAATTATGGTTTGACACCAGAAACAGAAGAGAGTATATCAATATAACTTCTGAAGTTGAGAAAAGCCTGCATGAAAGCGGAATTAAAGAAGGTTTAATTTTGGTTAATGCTATGCATATTACCTCAAGTGTTTTTATCAATGATGATGAAAGCGGACTTCACAGCGATTTTGAAGTTTGGCTTGAAAAAATTGCACCCGAAAAGCCACATACTCAGTATCGTCATAATGGTTTTGAAGACAATGCAGATGCTCATCTGAAAAGGCAAATAATGGGTCGCGAAGTAGTTGTGGCGATAACAAACGGTAAACTTGATTTTGGTCCCTGGGAGCAGATATTCTACGGTGAGTATGATGGCAAACGAAGAAAACGAGTTTTGGTTAAAATTATCGGTGAATAA
- a CDS encoding purine-nucleoside phosphorylase: MTEIRKRVFTAAEYIKKIESEPVEIGIILGTGLGHLADAIEVSNSIDYRNIPEFPVSTVESHAGKLLFGNVGGKRVVALQGRFHLYEGYTASEIALPIRVMRELGVKTLLISNACGSLNPYIRTGDLMIIDDHINLMGDNPLIGEYDPYFGPRFVDLSEPYSQRIIKMAESIALDLNVKVTKGVYSAMSGPSLETRAEYRMLRIMGADVIGMSTIPECITARQMGIEVFGVSIITDECYPDALKPTSEAEIVHAANTATPKLSKLFTEVIRSL; the protein is encoded by the coding sequence ATGACAGAAATAAGAAAAAGAGTATTTACAGCAGCTGAATACATTAAAAAAATAGAATCTGAGCCGGTTGAAATTGGTATAATTCTTGGAACAGGTTTGGGACATCTTGCTGATGCAATTGAAGTTTCAAACTCAATAGATTACAGAAATATACCGGAATTTCCAGTTTCTACTGTTGAAAGCCATGCCGGCAAACTTTTATTTGGTAATGTCGGTGGTAAAAGAGTGGTTGCTCTCCAAGGGAGATTCCACCTTTATGAAGGCTACACAGCAAGCGAGATTGCTTTGCCAATAAGAGTAATGCGGGAGCTTGGTGTAAAAACACTGCTTATATCCAATGCTTGCGGTAGTTTGAATCCTTACATCAGAACAGGCGACCTTATGATAATTGATGACCATATAAATTTAATGGGAGATAATCCTTTAATCGGAGAGTATGACCCGTATTTTGGTCCTCGATTCGTAGATTTAAGTGAACCTTACAGCCAGAGAATTATCAAAATGGCTGAGTCCATAGCACTTGATTTGAATGTTAAAGTTACAAAGGGTGTTTATTCGGCGATGAGTGGTCCAAGCTTAGAAACTCGTGCTGAATATCGTATGCTTAGAATTATGGGAGCTGATGTAATCGGGATGAGTACAATACCTGAATGCATTACAGCCCGTCAGATGGGAATCGAAGTTTTCGGTGTTTCGATTATTACTGATGAATGTTATCCGGACGCATTGAAGCCGACTTCAGAAGCTGAAATTGTACATGCTGCAAATACAGCTACTCCCAAATTAAGCAAATTATTCACCGAAGTAATAAGAAGTCTGTAA
- a CDS encoding OmpA family protein, which yields MKIILVINFVIIFCSITAFSQRSINLRRDITSEVAAEYDEYIKKYAPADSAFNVLIAWANRLYLQRRAAVSIYLVEYYKPLFPDKDSLLLNEVHRLEQVMIAQSAMPDIIPLYSNYIKNRAPSNDAFFAVQRIADYYIQRQLWDSAEFVYDTYKPLFPNYKHIFESTIGLFKAKLEGLKVENLGNMINTPGSEWDPTPTPDGRYLYFSADHRRGGNGNSDIWVSEKIDGVWQKSVNIGKPINGIRDETVDNVSVDGNTLLISGNFDGSYGEFDIYLAEKDSNGWGDIYHLPAPVNTEYHDESGCLSPDGKALIFSSDRPGGIGPHVPMNSRFYGGGIMGNMDLYVSLETDNGWSEPINLGPTINTPYAERAVYLHPDGKTLYFSSNGHYGFGRLDVYKTVRLNDTSWTDWSAPVNLGKEINTVNDDWGYVVDLEGEFAYFSKENDIDGFGGWDLYSISLPESAKPQPLAVIRGRVIDSTGKPIACNIVWEDLSTGNKVGHLKSDPRDGFYFITLPLGMNYGYYAERFGYYPTSNSVDLRQFKNDTTIYKDILMTSIRDLQERGVNIRINNIFFDFDKSVLKEESLPELKRLLDFANKVKNFKIIIEGHTDSEGTNDHNKILSLKRAEAVANYLTKNGIDNSRIITEGYGSERPYAPNDTAENKSLNRRVEVRLVK from the coding sequence TTGAAAATAATATTAGTAATAAACTTTGTAATTATATTCTGCAGCATAACAGCATTTTCTCAGCGTTCGATAAATCTCAGGCGAGATATTACATCAGAAGTAGCAGCAGAATATGATGAATATATCAAAAAATATGCTCCAGCCGACAGTGCTTTTAATGTACTGATAGCTTGGGCTAACCGCCTTTATTTGCAAAGACGTGCAGCAGTTTCTATATATCTTGTCGAATATTACAAGCCACTTTTCCCGGACAAAGATTCCCTTTTACTTAATGAAGTTCATCGGCTTGAGCAGGTAATGATTGCCCAATCAGCAATGCCTGATATTATACCTCTATATTCAAATTATATCAAAAACAGAGCCCCATCAAACGATGCATTTTTTGCAGTGCAACGAATAGCCGATTACTACATTCAGCGTCAGCTTTGGGATTCGGCAGAATTTGTCTATGATACTTATAAACCTCTATTTCCAAATTATAAACATATTTTTGAAAGTACGATAGGATTATTCAAAGCAAAGCTAGAGGGCTTAAAAGTAGAAAACCTCGGAAATATGATTAATACACCCGGAAGTGAATGGGATCCAACTCCCACACCGGACGGAAGATATTTATACTTTAGTGCTGACCACAGACGGGGTGGTAATGGGAACTCTGATATCTGGGTTTCTGAAAAAATTGATGGAGTTTGGCAAAAATCTGTGAATATCGGCAAACCAATTAATGGCATAAGAGATGAAACAGTAGATAACGTATCTGTTGATGGAAATACCCTATTGATTTCAGGTAATTTCGATGGTTCTTATGGTGAGTTTGATATTTACCTTGCAGAAAAAGATTCAAACGGTTGGGGCGATATTTATCACCTCCCGGCACCTGTAAACACAGAATATCATGATGAATCCGGCTGCCTCTCCCCTGACGGTAAAGCATTGATCTTCTCTTCAGACCGTCCCGGCGGAATAGGTCCCCATGTTCCGATGAACTCAAGATTTTATGGTGGAGGTATAATGGGAAATATGGATTTATATGTTTCGCTCGAAACTGATAACGGCTGGAGTGAACCAATCAATCTCGGTCCTACAATAAATACCCCTTATGCTGAAAGAGCTGTATATCTTCACCCTGACGGAAAAACATTGTATTTCTCCTCCAACGGACATTATGGTTTCGGCAGATTGGATGTGTATAAAACGGTACGTTTGAACGATACATCCTGGACTGATTGGTCTGCACCTGTCAATCTTGGTAAGGAAATTAATACAGTCAATGATGATTGGGGCTATGTCGTTGACCTCGAAGGTGAGTTTGCATATTTTTCCAAAGAAAATGATATTGACGGTTTTGGAGGTTGGGATTTATATTCGATTTCACTTCCGGAGTCGGCAAAACCACAGCCACTTGCAGTAATCAGAGGCAGAGTAATAGATTCAACAGGCAAGCCCATTGCATGTAATATTGTCTGGGAAGACCTCAGTACAGGCAATAAGGTAGGACATCTTAAAAGTGACCCCCGTGACGGATTTTATTTCATAACACTCCCACTTGGAATGAATTACGGTTATTATGCCGAGCGTTTCGGATATTATCCTACCTCTAATAGTGTTGATTTACGGCAATTCAAAAATGACACAACTATTTATAAAGATATTTTGATGACATCCATCCGTGATTTGCAGGAACGAGGAGTGAATATCAGAATTAATAATATCTTTTTTGATTTTGATAAATCTGTATTAAAAGAGGAATCACTACCTGAACTCAAAAGATTGCTGGATTTTGCCAATAAGGTGAAAAATTTTAAAATCATAATAGAAGGTCATACTGACAGCGAGGGTACAAATGATCACAATAAGATATTATCGCTTAAAAGAGCAGAAGCAGTGGCAAATTATCTGACCAAGAACGGCATTGATAACTCAAGAATTATAACAGAAGGATACGGTTCAGAAAGACCTTATGCTCCAAACGATACTGCTGAAAATAAGTCACTTAATCGACGGGTTGAAGTCCGGCTCGTGAAATAA
- the crcB gene encoding fluoride efflux transporter CrcB: MNDYIINMIWVGTGGFIGSAARFSISYFSQRFENIHPNFSTLAVNLIGSLLLGIMSEYILENKSISQGVGLFLTVGLCGGFTTFSTFAYENILLLKEGHFVMAALYIFGSLIGGIVLFIFGMYISKQLL; this comes from the coding sequence ATGAATGATTATATTATAAATATGATTTGGGTCGGTACAGGTGGTTTTATCGGCTCTGCAGCGAGGTTCTCAATTTCTTATTTTTCACAAAGATTTGAGAATATTCACCCGAATTTTTCTACACTTGCTGTTAATTTAATTGGCAGTTTACTGCTTGGAATAATGAGTGAATACATCCTTGAAAATAAAAGTATATCGCAAGGTGTTGGATTATTTCTTACAGTAGGTCTTTGTGGTGGATTTACTACTTTTTCTACATTTGCCTATGAAAATATATTATTGCTGAAAGAAGGTCATTTTGTTATGGCTGCGTTGTACATATTTGGAAGTTTGATTGGCGGAATAGTACTTTTCATTTTTGGAATGTATATTTCAAAACAGCTATTATAA
- a CDS encoding PHP domain-containing protein has protein sequence MQKKVDLHTHTTYSDGILQPHELLSLAKEKGLSAISIVDHDTLDGNIVAQSICSQYDIEVLMGCEFSCYENGKEYHLLGYNFDPDNQSLKTHLDNYRIARLTRAKQIHKKLVNIGAGISFDEILETADKAPVARPHIASVLVKKGYAADLKEAFTKFLGEGSPAYYPKAIFPVEMAIRMINKARGVAVLAHPRNYIDQPTLYKFIQSGLDGIEVNHPSHSEEQKKFYHYVANQFWLLETGGSDYHGSREFDAVNIGNVFVPYSVIDSIKNLTGYRF, from the coding sequence ATGCAAAAAAAAGTAGATTTACATACACATACGACTTATTCTGACGGAATACTTCAGCCCCATGAATTGCTTAGCCTTGCTAAGGAAAAGGGGCTTTCGGCTATAAGCATCGTTGACCATGATACTCTCGATGGAAATATTGTGGCTCAGTCAATTTGCAGTCAATATGATATTGAAGTATTGATGGGCTGTGAATTCTCTTGCTATGAAAACGGAAAAGAATATCATTTGCTTGGCTATAATTTCGACCCCGATAATCAAAGTCTGAAAACACATCTGGACAATTACAGAATTGCCCGTCTGACCCGTGCAAAACAGATTCATAAAAAGCTTGTGAACATTGGTGCGGGGATATCATTCGACGAAATATTGGAAACTGCCGATAAGGCACCGGTAGCAAGACCTCACATAGCATCAGTATTAGTAAAAAAGGGTTATGCGGCAGATTTAAAAGAAGCATTTACTAAATTCCTTGGTGAAGGTAGTCCTGCTTATTATCCTAAAGCAATTTTCCCGGTTGAGATGGCAATCAGAATGATAAATAAAGCTCGAGGAGTAGCAGTCCTTGCCCATCCACGAAATTATATTGACCAGCCGACTTTATATAAATTTATTCAATCAGGTCTTGACGGGATTGAAGTTAATCACCCAAGCCATTCCGAAGAGCAGAAGAAATTCTACCATTATGTTGCTAATCAGTTTTGGCTTTTGGAAACAGGTGGTTCGGATTATCACGGTTCAAGAGAATTTGATGCAGTGAACATAGGAAATGTATTTGTTCCTTATTCAGTAATTGATTCAATAAAAAATCTTACCGGCTACAGATTTTAA